The sequence below is a genomic window from Lycium ferocissimum isolate CSIRO_LF1 chromosome 9, AGI_CSIRO_Lferr_CH_V1, whole genome shotgun sequence.
ACGGCTTATTATGCTAGCAGTGGCAGATTCAGGATTTTAATTTAGAGAatcagaaaataaaaataaaaatgtaaacaTTTTAGCCCTCTAAAATGTATCAATCTAGataaacttaaaaaataatgttgttgctGATAATCCAACCCTACATGTTGGGGATGTTTTGAACATCTTGGACCATTGAGCTAGCCTTTTGCACATTATTCAGGATATTCAAAATTAATATATCTACAGAAATAAACGaaaatctaccctatatatatCGTATACTTTTTGGTCAAGGGTGTTCGGATCTCCCTTAAATCTGCCCCTGTGCTAGAATGCCTATATTTGTTGTTCAATTGCTTTGTTTTTAACTTGATAGTCTAAGAGCctatttggattggcttattttagataGGAGTGTCAATGGTACGGTTCGGgcggttattttataaaatttatatgctATCGATTTTTCGATTATGTTATTTtgtataaccaaaattagacttttcgaaaccgtctcattattttgatttcctTTCGATATCGGTACAGTTAGgttaatttttgtcatttgtGAAGAAAAACATTACACAATACCATGCATACTTCTACAGGACTTTGGCAAAAATTCTCTAgacattttattatttaaaaggTGATGAATCAAGGAACCATGAAACTTGATAAGAATATTAGAGATCCATCCCACTATTTTTCAATAGTGTAcaataatattaaataaagacaaaaaattTAGATCCACATGGTGAGAAGTAATCAATTAAGATAGATGCAAGAACTGAGTCTGCTAAAATTAGGTGTCCAATAGAAGAAATTCAAATCATATGAGAGAAAAGATATTTAATACGTTGTAACTTACTACTCAAGATCATTGAAATGCCTTGTAATAACTTAGTGATTACTATTTGAGGTACTAGAACTAATTTAGTTTTAATAGGAATAGCATAATCGGTTCAAACGGTTCGGTTCGATCGGTTAAATCTGATTTTACAAAACTATTGACACCCCTTATTTTaagtgcttttaagccaaaataatttttaaacacTTTTATAATCAAAAGTCATAAATCCATCCAAACTGGCGCTAAATCGGTAACATAAAAAACCGAAGTTACTTCCTTTGCAATTTACTCCATTATTTAGAACCTTCCATCAAAATCCAAAAGCTtcccccttctcttttttttttaaaattccaaaagCTTCTCTTAGAAGCCTGAAACACCGAACTAAAGCCCAATTCCGTCATTTCACATATCACAAAAAAGTAAAAACctcttcctttattttcattttggCGCCCATACACTTCACTTGTATCCCGCTTCCTTCATTAGGGTTTCAAAAACCTCTCTCCCTTCACTTTCCCCCACTATCTCTTTCAGTTTCTCGCAAAAAACCGTCAATTTGGGCGTTAAAGATGCCGCCGGTAAACTTAACGGAAGGAGCGATACCGATGCTATCTAACGGTGAATGGCAAGAAGATGAGTTTCGACCGGTGTTACAGATCACAGATGTTCGGTTAGTTAACACTCAGAATCAGAGCAATACTAATGAACGTTACAGGATTTTGATATCGGATGGACAGTATATACAGCAAGGGATGTTAGCTACGCAAAAGAATCAACTAATTAGGTCTAAACAGATTCAGAAAGGAAGTATTATTCAGATGAAAGATTTCGTTCGTAATGTCATCCAAAATCGAGTGTAATTACTCTctacttttctttctatttatatgGTTTAGTAAGTGCCGTGAATGTTGACTCAATTAATAGTTGTTATCTCAGACAGTCTCTTTGTTTGGTAAAGGAAATTGGAAACAAGAAGAAAAGGTGTCTTTTTGAGAGACTTCcttcggataaaaaaaaagtgtccacttagcttttttattttattttcttgggtcaaaaaaGTGTCCATTTATTAAATGAAGAAACAATTAACCTGGTCTTTGCAgattgcccctattaagtgatATGTGATCAAATTCCAATgtttatttaattaggggtagtttagttaatttacatattttttttttcttggagtgaGTAGTTTCTTGAGGGGTGTGCAGATGgttaagtggactctttttttgatccggggGAGTAATATAACAACTATTAGTTGAGGGATCATATGAGAAAGTTTGTTAAAATTAATGATATAAGTTCTTGAAATTTTGGATTGCATGCATGTGTGCACCTTAAGTGAGTTTAATGACTCCTAATTCCCCTTGgattttctcaattttgtcACTTTATATGGTTTAGAAAGTGCGGTGAATGTTTTCAATCTTATGGTAAAAGCAGTTATATAAAATCTTGAAATTTTGGATTGCATGTGTACACCTTAAGTGACTTTAACAGATTCAAAAAGGAAGTGTTATTTAGATGAAAGAGTTCCTTTGTAATGACATCCAAAATTGAGTGTGACTGACTCCTTATTTTCCTTCtatttctctcaaatttttGTCACTCAATTAATAGTTAATTATCTCATATAGTCACTTTCTTTGTTAAAGGAAATTAGgatcaagaaagaaaaggtaactTCATGAGATAAGATAATAACTATTACTGTAGTTGAGTCGCCGTCTGAGAAAACTCGTTAAAGTAATGAtataaattcttgaaattttggaTTGCATGTGTGCACCGTTTAATTACTCCTAATTTTCCTTCAGTTTTCTCAATTTTGTCAATTTATATGGTTTAGAAAGTGCCGTGGATGTTTTTAATCTTTAAGTGGTTAAAGTAATGATAtataaattcttgaaattttggaTTGCATGTGTGTACCTTAAGCTCCTGCCTTAgattttgaaacttgaaagtttgagtttttgaagttgtgGCTGGACATGCATTTTACTTGGAATTTTTTCGAAGTTTTGTAAGTGGAGGTGCAAtttcttttgaaagaattttttttaaaatctgatCGAATttccaaaatctatggccaaacgctagctGTAGTATATATGGTTTAGAAAGTGCAATGAATGTTTTTAATAATGAtataaattcttgaaatttcagaTTACAAGTGGGCACCTCAAGTGAGTTTATTCATTGAGATGCTTTGCCAACACAAAACTGTTTATGTTTGGGTTCTTGAGAAAATCAATTGCTTAatactctttattttttaattggCTGTTTTAGTAcgaatttctttattttttctgaGGGTCAAAGCAATGAGAGCGAAAATGTTATGTCTGAGCAATTGTTTTGTGTCTGAATTTGTGAAACTCGGGAGAGTCTTGGATTTTTTTGCTTTACGATTGATGGTTATTAGTAGCTGTTATTGCATCCTTATGTATCGATAAATTgcctaaaattttcttttagatGATCAATTAACACAGATGATATCATGGATGTTATAGGCATTATTTCATTCATCTAATCTGGTGCTttataaacataataatccAAGAATAGGCTCAACTTGGGTTTAAACATCTGTATATATGAAAACTTTTTCCTATTATAACAGGGTTCCTTAAATGACGATGGTTTGCTCCTGCAGTCGGTATTTTGCATCTTTTTCTAGGTCTGTAGATTGGCCCAATTAGCAAAGTTTTGCTACTGCAGTCGGGATTGCAACTGTGTAGGTAACTTAGATAGGCATTTACATGAATAACAATTCAGTGCTCATGCAAATTCTGGATATCATTTTGGTTTCATAATTTGCTAAGAGCCTAAGACTCTCTGATTGGTGGAATCAcatcttatatgtatattctTAGACCCTAATTGTTAATTTTCTTCCTCTAAGGTGAGTGTGTGGCACCTTTGTATGATGAGCTTCCCGAGACACTTCGAAAAGATAATTACTAGCAAACAGCCAACCATACTAGTAATATCCAGTTACACTTTCCTATGAAGGAACTGCATATATAGATTTTGTGTATTTCACTTTTCGTAAATGCTTGTGAATCATACTTGCAGTTTTAAGTTTCTGTTTATTGATATGTACTGTCTAATTCTTCAAACAggatcattattatcattgaaTTGGATGTTTTAGTTGAGGTGTGTGATCAAATTGGAGAACCAAAGCATTATCTCAAAACTGATGGTAGTACTCCTCCAGTGCCACGGCCAGCTGCCCAAGTGCAGCCTTCCGCCAATCAATTTGTTGGTGTAAGTGGAAATTCCCAATCATTTGCTGCTGTTTCAGCTACTTCAGTCTCAACTCCAAGACCAAATATGACTGGAGGGGTGCAATCTCCAGAGACAAACCGTAGCAGTGTTTACAGTACtccctctgttgggaatttggaCTCTGGACGATATGGTTCAAGTGCACCTCTTTACCCCAGAGCAGAATCTGGTCCTGCGATTTCACGGGCTCCAGTGAATTATGTGCGGCCGCCACAGCCTTCTTATCAGCAGCCTCCTCAGTCTTCTTATCAGCAGCCACCACCGATGTACTCAAACAGAGGACCTATAGCCAAGAATGATGCACCTCCGAGGATTGTTCCAATCGCTGCTCTCAATCCATATCAGGGTCGGTGGACTATAAAGGCCAGGGTAACCGCAAAGGCTGAACTCagacactacaacaatcaaaggGGTGATGGAAAAGTATTCTCTTTTGATCTTCTTGATTCTGATGGAGGAGAAATAAGGGTGACCTGTTTTAACTCTGTAGCTGACCAATTTTACCACCAGATCGAGCCAGGTAGAGTTTATCTAATTTCAAAAGGAAGCTTGAGACCAGCGCAGAAAGCTTTCAATCACCTTCCAAATGATCATGAAATTATGCTTGAGACCACATCTGTAGTTCAACCTTGTTTTGAGGATGACAGGACTATACCTCAGCACCAATTTCATTTTCGGCCAATCAGTGATATTGAAGCCATGGAGAACAACAATGTGATAGATGTGATTGGTGTGGTGTCTTCAATAAGTCCATCTACTTCAATAATGAGGAAAAATGGTACAGAAACTCAGAAAAGAGCCCTCCAGCTGAAGGACATGTCTGGCAGAAGTGTTGAATTAACTTTGTGGGGAAATTTCTGCAATGCGGAAGGTCAAACACTTCAGAATATGTGTGATTCTGGGGCTTTCCCTGTTTTAGCAGTCAAAGCTGGTAGAGTAAATGATTTTAATGGCAAATCTTTAGGTACTATATCTACAAGCAAGTTGTTTATAGAACCAGATTTTCCTGAAGCTCTAAAAACGAAGGAATGGTTTGAAAGGGAGGGAAAGAACATGCCGTCAATGTCACTGTCACGAGAAGTCAGCAGCATTGGTCGGACAGATGTGCGGAAAACTATATCTCAAATCAAAGATGAACGGTTGGGCACTTCTGAGAAACCAGATTGGATCACTATAAGTGCCACTGTTACATTTATAAAGGTTGACAATTTTTGCTATACTGCATGTCCCCTCATGATAGGAGATCGACAGTGCAACAAAAAAGTGACAAATAATGGGGATGGGAAATGGCGGTGTGACAGGTGTGATCAGACTGTTGATGAATGTGAATATAGGTACATCCTCCAGTTCCAGATTCAGGACCATACTGGCTTAACATGGGTTACTGCATTTCAAGAATGCGGTGACCAGATCATGGGTATATCTGCAAAAGAattgtatttcataaaatatgaGGAGCAGGATGATGATAGGTTTGCAGAAACCATGCGTAATGTTTTATTCAACAAGTTTATATTTAAATTGAAAGTGAAAGAAGAGATGTTCAGTGATGAACAGCGAGTTAAGTCAACAGTGGTCAAAGCTGAGAAGCTGAACTTCCAATCAGAGACCAAGTTTCTGTTGGACTTGATAGACAAGATCAATGGGCAGGAATCGAGCACTCTACCTCCCATGACAGATAATGCAACTCCAAGTTCAGGGTTTAATAATGCTGGATTTGGGAGCAAACTCAAAGAACCGATGAACCCCGTTACAAGCTATGGTGGCAGCAATAGCAGTATCAGCAGAGAGAGTGGACTGCAGGGAAATCGGCAAGGTCCGTATGGAAATCAGCCTACTGGCTCGCAGTTTGGTCCGACTGGTTCTTCTACAGGCATGTATATGAGCTGTAATAGTTGTGGTGGAACGGGCCATAGTGCCTCAAACTGTCCAAGCGTCATGAGTGGTCAGAGCCAGGCATATGGAGGTGGTTTTGGCAATAGGGCAACTTCAGGGATGAGCAGTGGGGGTGCTTCCGGTGAGTGCTATAAATGCCATCAGTTTGGACATTGGGCAAGAGATTGCCCAGGTGTAAGCAATGCATCTGCTGTCAATAACATGACGCCTGGAAGATACGGGAATACTCCAAGGCAACACGTTGGCGGATTTTAATGAACCTTTTGAGTGTATAAAGTTGTCCTGTACCGGTAGATGCCTTCTCTTAGGTACCATCATGGATCATATTTTGCTTTAGAGAATGAGGCTTGCCTATCGCCATCTGACTGTACAGTGGCCACTTGGGGCTGAAATATTGGGCCGACTGTCCCTGGATGGAGGGGTCTATAAGTCTTGTCCTTGTTTTGAGTGACATTTCGTTGCTCTTTCCCTGTAAATTATTTTCCTGTTTTAAGCGATCTCTTTCTTTGTGGTTCGACCTTTTAAGATAATAACTGTGTTACATTGTAGACTGTTATGGTAATGTTATCCCATCTTTTTCATCCGTGACATGTCATCTGTATACACGTCTTGAACATCTTATAATTGGGTGAGCTTGATGTTCGATAGCACTCAAATGTGATTCTAAACGCGGAAAGACCAAGATCAACAACGTTTTAGTTTTGACGAGTAGTCGGAATTCTCTTTATTCAAAAGGCTTTCTGCCCGAACAAAATATTTCAATGGGCAAGTAGGTAATATACTTGCTCCGCCTGTAGGGGAAAATCTGAAAGAGCAAAAAAGTAAGTAATTTGGCTTTCTACCATGCATCCGCCTGTTGGGATAAATCTGCAATGGTTTACTGAGTTTTCATGTGTTTCTCTATTTAATCTTCTGAGAGTTCCTCCAGGAAATTTCCAAGATTTAACCAAAGATAGGAAGAACAAAGGGCACGTTTCATTTAAAATGTTCAAGCTTTTTATCAGGATATTAACGAAGAGTATCGAACTGCGAAAAATTTCAAGCATGCCTTTATTCAAGCTGTTGATATTAATCTGTTAAAAGTCATTCACAAATATTTGTACGTATCAGGTTTGTTAACATTGTATCCATGGTTTCCAATTAAAAAGAATCCCCGGATGACTCGttcaacaaaaaggaaaaagaaagaacttGTATTTCCTTGTGCATACTCGAGTTTATTTTCAGACTTCAGTACCCGTAACATCAACACTAACTTTCAAAGAACGTAGCAAATTCTGTAGGTCTAAAGCCAAACAGTGTACACTGAGTTTCTTACATGAAATAAATGACCATAAAGTAATGCGTGAGGAACTAGCTTCTGCACCACCTCCATATGTAGATTTCTAAAGAAAAATAATCTCCTTAGAGATCTGGCATGCCTTTTCCTGTTTTTGGATCATATGTCCtctccataacaacatccattgGAGTATCCTTAGGACCAGCTGCACAACCAAACAAAAACATCCAACAAGAAAGAAATGATCAGACCTGGCCAAACACACATAAATTGAGTGGGCAGAGCACTCAAACATCttaaattggtatttgaacCGACTGGGAGGTTGAAAGTGTGGCAAATCTTTTGAAGGATATTGAAGGATTTACAGGTATTTCTACCGAGTCTGACAGGCTGGGATGGAAACAAAACAGGGATGGGAGTGTTCTCAGCTAATAGAGTTTATAGAAGGGATATTATGGGACTGGCAAGGGACAACCCACACTTATGGAGGAAAATCTGGAAAAGCATAGCACCACTCAAAGTAAAATGTTTCGCTTGGTTGGTGGCTACGAGATATTGCCTAACACATGAGGTGCTCCAGAAAAAGGGGCTACCTGTAGTTTCAATATGCTGCCTATGCAATGAAACGGGGGAAACGAACAATCATCTGTTTCTTCACTGCAGATTCACAGCTCAGATTTGGACAATCTTTTTTAGCCTCACAAAGGTTACTTGGACCATGCCAGAGCACACCTCAGATCTACTGAGTTGTTGGGTGAGAAGAGGGGGAAGTAAGAATCAGAAGAAGTGGTGGAGGATTATCCCTGCCTGTGTTTGGTGGTCTGTTTGGAAGGAGAGGAATGAAAGATGTTTTGAAGGTAGGTCCAATTCTATTCATAAAGTAAAGGGGAATTGTAttgtatctttttatttttggtgctAAGAACAATGTATAGAAGAAGTAGATCAACTTGTAGAATTCCTAGGATCTTTGTAAGTAGCTTCCTCttgctcttcccccctttttttttctttttctttttggaggTCGCCAGCATAcccttaatgctgaggaatacaacaataccattttctcaaccccaaaaaaaaaaaaaaaaaaaaaaaaaaaaaaaaaaaaaaaagaagggttgAACCAACTCTAAAAACATTTTCCCTGAAGTTTTGAAGTTT
It includes:
- the LOC132030069 gene encoding replication protein A 70 kDa DNA-binding subunit A-like produces the protein MPPVNLTEGAIPMLSNGEWQEDEFRPVLQITDVRLVNTQNQSNTNERYRILISDGQYIQQGMLATQKNQLIRSKQIQKGSIIQMKDFVRNVIQNRVIIIIIELDVLVEVCDQIGEPKHYLKTDGSTPPVPRPAAQVQPSANQFVGVSGNSQSFAAVSATSVSTPRPNMTGGVQSPETNRSSVYSTPSVGNLDSGRYGSSAPLYPRAESGPAISRAPVNYVRPPQPSYQQPPQSSYQQPPPMYSNRGPIAKNDAPPRIVPIAALNPYQGRWTIKARVTAKAELRHYNNQRGDGKVFSFDLLDSDGGEIRVTCFNSVADQFYHQIEPGRVYLISKGSLRPAQKAFNHLPNDHEIMLETTSVVQPCFEDDRTIPQHQFHFRPISDIEAMENNNVIDVIGVVSSISPSTSIMRKNGTETQKRALQLKDMSGRSVELTLWGNFCNAEGQTLQNMCDSGAFPVLAVKAGRVNDFNGKSLGTISTSKLFIEPDFPEALKTKEWFEREGKNMPSMSLSREVSSIGRTDVRKTISQIKDERLGTSEKPDWITISATVTFIKVDNFCYTACPLMIGDRQCNKKVTNNGDGKWRCDRCDQTVDECEYRYILQFQIQDHTGLTWVTAFQECGDQIMGISAKELYFIKYEEQDDDRFAETMRNVLFNKFIFKLKVKEEMFSDEQRVKSTVVKAEKLNFQSETKFLLDLIDKINGQESSTLPPMTDNATPSSGFNNAGFGSKLKEPMNPVTSYGGSNSSISRESGLQGNRQGPYGNQPTGSQFGPTGSSTGMYMSCNSCGGTGHSASNCPSVMSGQSQAYGGGFGNRATSGMSSGGASGECYKCHQFGHWARDCPGVSNASAVNNMTPGRYGNTPRQHVGGF